A window of Halomonas sp. GFAJ-1 contains these coding sequences:
- a CDS encoding repressor gives MTMSMPAPRPIQGAPLQPATLTTTTARRRNAAHITRRNTYALKVRGDRMRDSNLFDGDVIIIRRYQHDTQQETAVVTINQREVALKQLSINRLGVHLLPEDAATPAVFLHNCDIQVLGMVMGIEHHDSPSRHH, from the coding sequence ATGACGATGTCGATGCCAGCACCACGGCCTATCCAGGGCGCCCCCCTTCAGCCAGCAACGCTGACCACTACCACCGCGCGGCGGCGTAACGCTGCACACATTACACGACGCAACACCTACGCACTCAAAGTACGCGGCGACCGCATGCGCGACAGCAACTTATTCGATGGCGATGTTATTATTATTCGCCGCTATCAGCATGATACCCAGCAGGAAACAGCGGTTGTGACTATTAACCAGCGTGAAGTCGCGTTAAAACAGCTCTCGATCAATCGCCTGGGCGTGCATTTATTGCCTGAAGACGCAGCAACACCTGCAGTATTCCTGCATAATTGTGATATTCAAGTTTTAGGCATGGTGATGGGCATTGAGCATCACGACTCACCATCACGGCATCATTAA
- a CDS encoding heme ABC transporter ATP-binding protein CcmA (ATP-binding protein; required for proper cytochrome c maturation) — translation MSLCLQARQLACERDDRWLFEGLDLDIQRGEIVRIEGPNGSGKTTLLKILSGQLSDYHGDLYWNGALMRETREHFLANLLYLGHAPGVKSGLTPLENLTWYQALSGEQGSEEQREEALAKVGLRGFEDVPAGQLSAGQQRRIALARLTLIPRALWVLDEPFTAIDRNGVAALETQLVAHAKAGGCVLVTTHHELTASPVLRRVQLG, via the coding sequence TTGAGCCTGTGCCTACAAGCCCGACAATTGGCCTGTGAACGCGATGACCGTTGGCTATTTGAAGGGCTCGATCTTGATATCCAACGGGGTGAGATCGTGCGCATTGAAGGCCCTAATGGCAGCGGTAAAACAACGCTGTTGAAAATTCTCTCGGGCCAACTGAGCGATTATCATGGCGATCTTTACTGGAATGGCGCATTAATGCGTGAAACCCGTGAACATTTTCTCGCCAATTTGCTCTATTTAGGACACGCCCCAGGGGTTAAGTCGGGTCTGACTCCCTTAGAAAACCTTACTTGGTATCAGGCACTTAGCGGTGAGCAAGGCTCTGAAGAGCAGCGTGAAGAGGCCTTGGCTAAGGTGGGGCTGAGAGGCTTTGAAGACGTGCCGGCAGGGCAGCTTTCTGCGGGCCAGCAGCGGCGGATTGCGCTGGCAAGGTTAACGCTTATCCCTAGAGCTCTTTGGGTGCTGGATGAGCCATTTACGGCGATTGATCGTAACGGTGTGGCAGCGCTTGAGACGCAGTTAGTTGCGCACGCCAAAGCAGGAGGGTGTGTACTGGTTACCACGCATCACGAGTTAACCGCTTCACCCGTACTTCGAAGAGTACAGTTGGGGTAA
- a CDS encoding oxaloacetate decarboxylase subunit beta (catalyzes the formation of pyruvate from oxaloacetate; sodium translocating), whose amino-acid sequence MDNLITLWEGSGLYNLELGQAVMILVGLGLLYLAIYKKFEPLLLVPIGFGGILANIPEAGLAISALDQAMEVAQPAVLHQIASALGATLDPLGGVEAWRETLKAIADDAAAPDQLRAARDVAMNVGYGDGMLYTFYNIAIASGIAPLIIFMGVGAMTDFGPLLANPRTLFLGAAAQFGIFATVFGAVGMSAMGWMDFSIEQAAAIGIIGGADGPTSIYVSSVLAPELLGAIAVAAYAYMALVPMIQPPIMRLLTTKKEREIAMTQLRPVSKLEKIIFPLALLMLVALFLPDAAPLLGMFCFGNLMRECGVVERLTDTAQNALINIVTIVLGLAVGSRLMADSFLAIETLGIMALGIVAFAIGTAAGVLMAKLMNVMSKMPINPLIGAAGVSAVPMAARVANKVGLESNPHNFLLMHAMGPNVAGVIGSAVAAGVMIKYLS is encoded by the coding sequence ATGGATAATTTAATCACCTTATGGGAGGGCTCGGGGCTTTATAACCTTGAGCTGGGTCAGGCGGTTATGATCCTGGTGGGGCTTGGGCTGCTCTACTTGGCTATTTATAAGAAGTTTGAGCCGCTGTTGCTGGTGCCTATTGGCTTTGGCGGCATTCTTGCCAACATTCCAGAGGCAGGGTTGGCTATTTCGGCCCTTGATCAAGCAATGGAGGTCGCGCAACCAGCTGTCTTGCATCAGATAGCATCGGCGCTGGGCGCAACGCTTGATCCGTTGGGCGGCGTAGAAGCATGGCGGGAGACATTAAAGGCAATTGCTGACGACGCTGCCGCACCGGATCAGTTGCGTGCTGCAAGAGATGTTGCCATGAACGTTGGCTATGGCGACGGCATGCTTTACACCTTCTATAACATCGCTATTGCCTCTGGAATCGCGCCGCTGATCATCTTTATGGGTGTTGGGGCGATGACCGATTTTGGCCCGCTGCTGGCCAATCCGCGTACGCTATTTTTGGGCGCTGCTGCGCAGTTCGGTATTTTTGCCACAGTCTTTGGTGCCGTCGGTATGTCGGCCATGGGCTGGATGGATTTCTCCATCGAGCAAGCGGCGGCTATTGGTATCATCGGTGGAGCTGACGGCCCAACGTCTATTTATGTATCGAGCGTGTTAGCGCCAGAGTTGTTGGGTGCTATTGCCGTGGCGGCCTATGCCTATATGGCGTTAGTGCCGATGATCCAGCCGCCGATTATGCGGCTGCTGACGACGAAGAAAGAGCGTGAGATTGCGATGACTCAGCTGCGTCCAGTGTCCAAGCTTGAGAAGATTATCTTCCCGCTGGCCCTGCTGATGCTGGTAGCGCTCTTTTTGCCGGATGCTGCACCGCTGTTGGGGATGTTCTGCTTCGGTAATTTAATGCGCGAGTGCGGTGTGGTAGAGCGCCTGACGGATACGGCTCAAAACGCTCTAATTAACATTGTCACGATTGTGCTGGGCTTGGCAGTAGGTTCGCGCTTGATGGCCGATTCTTTCCTGGCAATAGAAACGCTTGGCATCATGGCGCTGGGCATTGTGGCCTTCGCTATTGGTACCGCGGCTGGGGTTCTCATGGCGAAATTGATGAACGTGATGAGTAAGATGCCGATCAACCCATTGATTGGTGCTGCAGGCGTGTCAGCGGTACCGATGGCTGCTCGGGTTGCCAATAAAGTTGGCTTGGAGTCGAACCCGCACAACTTCCTGCTGATGCATGCGATGGGGCCCAATGTGGCTGGTGTGATTGGCTCAGCGGTGGCCGCCGGGGTGATGATCAAGTACCTGAGTTAA
- a CDS encoding IMPACT family protein, producing the protein MRYRIPDFPPYQWHTAVIEVEKNQFLTWVCHAPNKEAFDALLHAAKAAHPNASHHCSAFIAGPPGEQTHIGFSDDGEPGGTAGRPMYQALLGSGLGEIGCVVIRYFGGTKLGTGGLARAYAQAVNSGLETLPLREIVERDNYQLNVGFAHEAVTRAWCDEQHIPIQYVDYDGNGVRLTIGWPRDVVLDLAALENRLKMTLNIQKA; encoded by the coding sequence GTGCGATATCGCATCCCTGACTTCCCCCCCTACCAGTGGCACACAGCCGTTATAGAGGTAGAGAAAAACCAATTTCTCACCTGGGTGTGCCATGCCCCGAACAAAGAAGCTTTTGATGCGCTGCTGCATGCAGCCAAAGCCGCTCACCCTAACGCAAGCCACCACTGCAGCGCTTTTATTGCAGGACCACCAGGAGAGCAAACACATATTGGCTTTTCAGATGACGGCGAACCTGGCGGCACAGCCGGAAGACCTATGTATCAAGCGTTATTAGGCAGTGGGCTGGGTGAAATCGGTTGTGTGGTGATTCGCTATTTTGGCGGCACAAAACTCGGCACCGGCGGGCTTGCCCGCGCTTATGCCCAAGCAGTCAATTCAGGGCTTGAAACGCTACCACTGCGAGAAATTGTTGAACGGGATAACTATCAGCTAAACGTTGGCTTTGCCCACGAAGCAGTGACGCGGGCATGGTGCGATGAGCAGCACATCCCGATTCAATATGTCGATTACGATGGTAACGGGGTGCGCTTGACCATTGGCTGGCCGCGGGACGTTGTGCTGGATCTAGCAGCGCTCGAGAACCGCCTCAAAATGACGCTCAATATCCAGAAGGCCTAG
- a CDS encoding oxaloacetate decarboxylase subunit alpha, with product MNEIKRPLGITDVVLRDAHQSLFATRLRLDDMLPIAEKLDKVGYWSLETWGGATFDACIRYLGEDPWERIRALKEAMPNTPQAMLLRGQNLLGYRHYADDVVDKFVERAKTNGVDVFRVFDAMNDPRNLERAIKAVRQVGGHAQGTISYTVSPVHTLDSWVDLAKTIAAMGADSLAIKDMAGLLTPYIAYDLVARLKKELSIPVHLHCHATTGLSTSTILKAVEAGVDNVDTAISSMSMTYGHSPTESVVAMLKDTDRDTGLDLELLEDIASYFREVRKKYAAFEGSLKGIDSRILIAQVPGGMLTNMEGQLKEQGAGDKLDDVLNEIPRVREDLGFIPLVTPTSQIVGTQAVMNVMMGERYKSISKEVQALLKGEYGYAPAPFNAELQKRVLEGGEPITCRPADNLSPEMDRLATELKEKAGADKIRLADGEREIDDVLTYALFPQIGLKFLKNRDNPDAFEPVPQAPDASAAKVPAKVEKSASVPVAASGPETYTVKLNGKAFVVEVSEGGDIGEVKEQVAGGAKEPAPSAEAESSGESIDAPLAGNIFKVNVRPGDQVAEGDVVIILEAMKMETEVRASSAGTVSKVNVSEGDSVAVGDSLIEL from the coding sequence ATGAATGAAATAAAACGTCCTCTGGGAATCACTGATGTTGTCCTTCGCGATGCCCACCAATCGCTGTTTGCTACCCGGCTGCGGCTTGATGACATGCTACCGATTGCCGAAAAACTCGATAAGGTTGGTTATTGGTCGCTTGAAACCTGGGGTGGCGCTACCTTTGATGCGTGTATTCGTTATCTGGGCGAGGATCCTTGGGAACGTATCCGTGCGTTGAAAGAAGCGATGCCTAACACGCCCCAGGCGATGCTGCTACGCGGCCAAAACCTGCTGGGCTATCGCCACTACGCTGACGATGTAGTGGATAAATTTGTTGAGCGCGCAAAAACCAACGGTGTGGATGTGTTTCGCGTGTTTGATGCGATGAACGATCCGCGCAACCTAGAGCGTGCTATTAAGGCAGTACGCCAGGTAGGTGGGCATGCGCAGGGCACTATTTCCTATACGGTCAGCCCGGTACATACCCTGGATAGCTGGGTAGATCTAGCCAAAACCATTGCCGCAATGGGAGCAGATTCACTGGCTATCAAGGATATGGCGGGGCTGCTAACGCCGTATATCGCGTATGACTTGGTGGCGCGGCTGAAAAAAGAGCTGTCTATCCCGGTTCATTTGCACTGCCATGCCACTACCGGCCTCTCCACCTCGACGATCCTCAAAGCTGTGGAAGCTGGGGTCGACAATGTCGATACCGCTATCTCTTCAATGTCGATGACCTATGGACACAGCCCCACCGAGTCTGTGGTCGCGATGCTCAAGGATACCGACCGTGATACCGGCCTGGATCTGGAGCTTTTAGAAGACATCGCTAGCTACTTCCGTGAGGTGCGTAAAAAGTACGCAGCCTTCGAAGGGTCGCTCAAAGGCATCGACTCACGCATCCTGATTGCTCAGGTGCCGGGCGGCATGCTTACCAACATGGAAGGCCAGTTAAAAGAGCAGGGCGCTGGCGATAAGCTAGATGACGTGCTGAACGAAATCCCACGCGTGCGTGAAGACTTAGGCTTTATTCCCCTGGTGACACCAACCTCGCAAATTGTGGGTACCCAGGCTGTGATGAACGTCATGATGGGCGAGCGCTATAAGTCGATCTCTAAAGAAGTTCAGGCACTGCTTAAAGGTGAATACGGCTACGCCCCGGCGCCGTTCAATGCTGAGCTACAAAAGCGGGTGTTGGAAGGCGGCGAGCCGATCACCTGCCGCCCGGCGGACAACCTATCGCCTGAAATGGACAGGCTAGCGACTGAACTTAAAGAGAAGGCCGGTGCAGATAAAATCCGCCTAGCTGACGGCGAGCGGGAAATAGACGATGTGCTCACGTACGCCTTGTTTCCGCAGATTGGCCTGAAGTTTCTGAAAAACCGCGACAACCCAGACGCCTTTGAACCCGTTCCCCAGGCGCCTGATGCGAGCGCTGCCAAGGTTCCTGCTAAGGTCGAGAAGAGCGCCAGCGTTCCCGTGGCGGCGAGTGGCCCAGAAACTTACACCGTTAAGCTCAATGGCAAAGCGTTTGTGGTGGAAGTCTCAGAAGGGGGTGACATCGGTGAGGTGAAAGAGCAAGTCGCGGGGGGGGCAAAAGAGCCAGCGCCTAGTGCTGAGGCCGAAAGCAGTGGCGAAAGCATCGACGCTCCGCTAGCGGGCAATATCTTCAAAGTGAATGTGCGCCCCGGCGACCAAGTAGCGGAAGGTGATGTCGTGATTATTCTGGAAGCCATGAAAATGGAAACCGAAGTGCGTGCTAGCAGCGCCGGCACCGTATCGAAAGTTAATGTCAGCGAGGGCGACAGCGTTGCCGTTGGCGACTCGTTGATCGAGCTTTAA
- a CDS encoding sodium pump decarboxylase subunit gamma, with protein sequence MQDTELLHEGLTLMGLGMGFVFVFLTVLVISVTLMSKLIGRFQPTPAAVPSSGNGKKATAAKSQNDEVLVVISAAVHRYRSSRRQ encoded by the coding sequence ATGCAAGATACAGAGCTACTCCACGAGGGACTGACCCTAATGGGGCTTGGTATGGGCTTTGTTTTTGTTTTTCTTACTGTTTTGGTAATTAGCGTTACGCTAATGTCAAAGCTGATTGGCCGCTTTCAGCCGACTCCGGCGGCGGTGCCTAGCAGTGGGAACGGTAAAAAAGCGACGGCTGCAAAAAGTCAAAACGATGAGGTGCTAGTCGTGATTAGTGCTGCAGTGCATCGTTATCGTTCTTCACGCCGCCAATAG